A single window of Canis lupus familiaris isolate Mischka breed German Shepherd chromosome 7, alternate assembly UU_Cfam_GSD_1.0, whole genome shotgun sequence DNA harbors:
- the FAM163A gene encoding protein FAM163A — MTAGTVVITGGILATVILLCIIAVLCYCRLQYYCCKKSRAEDADEEEEEHDLPAHPTCNACSSRAPDGRVGLAPLTSEPCGQPCGVAAAHCTTCSPYSSPFYIRTADMVPNGGGGERLPFAPAYYKEGGPPPFKLAAPQSYPVTWPGSGREAFTNPRAISTDV; from the exons ATGACAGCGGGAACAGTTGTCATCACTGGCGGAATCCTAGCTACGGTCATCCTCCTCTGCATCATCGCGGTCCTGTGCTACTGTAGGCTCCAG TATTACTGCTGCAAGAAGAGCAGAGCCGAAGATGcagacgaggaggaggaggagcacgACCTGCCCGCACACCCCACCTGTAATGCCTGCAGCTCCCGAGCCCCGGACGGCCGCGTTGGCCTGGCGCCTCTCACCAGCGAGCCCTGCGGCCAGCCGTGCGGGGTGGCGGCCGCCCACTGCACCACCTGCTCCCCGTACAGCTCCCCCTTTTACATACGGACGGCTGACATGGTACCCAACGGGGGTGGAGGCGAGAGGCTCCCCTTCGCTCCTGCCTACTACAAGGAAGGGGGACCGCCACCCTTCAAGTTGGCAGCGCCCCAGAGTTACCCGGTGACGTGGCCGGGCTCTGGGCGCGAGGCCTTCACCAATCCAAGGGCTATTAGTACAGACGTGTga